A region of Geobacillus sp. 46C-IIa DNA encodes the following proteins:
- a CDS encoding MATE family efflux transporter, translating to MRREAKTWSLFSLTWPIFIETMLYMVMGNADTLMLSQYSDHAVAAVGVANQIIALTIVLFNFVALATAVLVAQYLGARREQAAIEVSLVSIAANLLFGLLLSASLAAFSRSILRMMDLPAELLEEGNRYLAIVGGFLFIQALMMTVGAVLKSYGFTRDTMYVTIGMNLLNIIGNYLLIFGSFGLPPLGAEGAAISTAVSRLIGLAVLVALLHKRTGISLAPRAFRALPFYHLRSLLKIGVPAAGEHLSYNTAQMIITYFITWLGAEALTVRVYTQNIMMFVFLFGIAVSQGTQILVGHFVGAGRYKEAYDRCLKSLYSAIAISVLLAAASYWFAEPLLSLFTDDRSMIDLGRKLLLLTIILEPGRSFNLVIISSLRAAGDVQFPVYMGILSMWGVGVTVAYVFGIALGFGLVGIWLSFIADEWLRGLLMLWRWRSRIWMKKAVAPEAKMA from the coding sequence ATGCGCCGTGAGGCCAAAACGTGGTCACTGTTTTCATTGACGTGGCCTATTTTTATTGAAACGATGTTGTATATGGTGATGGGAAACGCCGACACGCTCATGCTCAGCCAGTATTCGGATCATGCGGTCGCCGCCGTCGGGGTCGCCAATCAAATCATCGCCTTGACGATCGTATTGTTCAACTTCGTCGCCTTAGCAACGGCCGTTCTCGTCGCGCAATATTTAGGCGCCCGGCGAGAACAGGCAGCGATCGAAGTATCGCTTGTTTCCATCGCCGCGAACTTGTTGTTTGGGCTGCTGTTGAGCGCTAGTTTAGCTGCGTTTAGCCGGTCGATTTTGCGAATGATGGATTTGCCGGCGGAGCTGCTTGAAGAAGGGAACCGTTATTTGGCCATTGTCGGCGGGTTTTTATTCATTCAGGCGCTCATGATGACGGTTGGCGCTGTCTTAAAAAGCTACGGCTTTACGCGCGACACGATGTATGTCACGATTGGCATGAACCTCTTGAATATTATTGGAAACTATCTCCTCATTTTCGGGTCGTTTGGCCTTCCTCCCCTCGGGGCGGAAGGGGCGGCCATTTCCACGGCAGTAAGCCGGTTGATTGGTCTTGCGGTATTGGTTGCTTTATTGCACAAACGAACGGGCATTTCCCTTGCCCCACGGGCGTTTCGCGCACTGCCGTTTTATCATTTGCGATCACTGCTGAAAATCGGTGTTCCGGCAGCCGGGGAACATCTTTCCTACAATACCGCGCAAATGATCATCACTTATTTCATCACATGGCTTGGCGCCGAAGCGCTGACTGTGAGGGTGTATACGCAAAACATTATGATGTTCGTGTTTTTGTTCGGCATTGCCGTCAGCCAAGGGACGCAAATTCTCGTCGGCCATTTCGTCGGCGCCGGACGTTACAAAGAAGCGTACGACCGCTGCTTAAAAAGTTTATACAGCGCGATCGCTATCTCGGTGCTGTTGGCCGCTGCTTCCTATTGGTTCGCCGAGCCGCTGCTCTCGCTCTTTACTGATGACCGGTCGATGATTGACCTTGGTCGTAAGCTGTTGCTGTTGACGATCATCCTGGAACCGGGGCGCTCTTTCAATTTAGTCATCATCAGCTCGCTCCGAGCGGCCGGGGATGTGCAATTCCCCGTCTATATGGGCATTTTGTCGATGTGGGGAGTCGGTGTGACCGTGGCGTATGTATTTGGCATTGCCCTCGGTTTTGGCCTTGTCGGCATTTGGCTGTCGTTCATCGCTGATGAATGGCTGCGCGGGCTATTGATGCTTTGGCGCTGGCGGTCGCGCATCTGGATGAAAAAAGCGGTGGCGCCGGAAGCAAAAATGGCGTAA